The genomic segment TGAAGTGGAACCGGCTGAGACCCGCGACGGCGGCCAGCGTATCGATCGTTATGTCGCCGGTATAACGATGCTCAAGCTCCGAACGAGCCGCCTCCAAGGCTCTGTCCGTTTGCTGCTCGCGGCAGCTCAGCGCCAGACTGAGCAATTCCAGCAGCGCGGCTTCGCAGCGTAAGCGGTCCGACGGCAGTCCCGTTTTCCAGCCCGCGCTTATCAATCCGAACAGCCTGCCGGCATCCGCTGCCGAGGACAGCTGCACGTCCGTCGGAAACGGCAAACGCGATTGCAACGTCTTCTCGTCGCGCGGCATGGCATCGAGGTCGGGGGGCATGAAGGCATAAAACTCCAGCATAAGAAGCTCGGTCGAAAATCCCGAATAGTTCGTCAGCTCGACCAGGCTTCCCGGCAAGCAGACGAACAGCGCCCCGGGTCGCAGCGGATGCGACCGCCCGTCGATGACCAGGCGTCCCCCATGCGCGTTGGACAACAGCAGCGCAGCCGACTTCGTCTCGATGAATCGCCTTTCCGCCGGCCCGCTTTGCGGCTTCTCGCGGATCGCGACAACGTCCAGCAGCCGATAACAGAGCAGACCTGCAGCCTCGGGCTGCAGGTCGGAAATCTCGTTACGCATGGAGACTCTTAAGCACATCGTCCATAATCAAACCGCTCGCGATCGAATTCAGATTGAACCAGTAGCCCGAATCCGCTTCGAATACTTGTCCCGCCTTGACTGCCTTCAGCGCTTTCCAGAGCGGGTTGTCTGAAGGAGGCGCGGCACGGCCGGGCCCGGAGAGGACAAAGATATAATCGACGTCCTCGAGCTCTGCCAGCTTTTCGATCGAATAGGTCTCATAATTGCCGTTCACGACGGCCGGCTGCTTGAAGCCCAGCGCCTGATACAGCGTGACGCCTCCATAGAAGTTCGGTCCGAACAGCTTGAAGCCCTTCTCGTCGACGCCCTGGAGCAGGACGGCCGTCTTGTCCTTCGGCAGATCGCCGAGCCGCGCCTTGGCGTCCGCCAGCTTATCGTCGTACTGCTTCAGCGCGGCAGCAGCCGCTTTTTCATCGTTGAGCAGCTTGCCGAGCTTCTCCAGATTGCCCCGCCAGTCCGAGTCGTTGTCCGACAGCACGTATGTAGGCGCGACCTGCGCGAATTGCTCGTAGCTGCCTTCCGGCACGTATACCGGAGACAGGAAGATAATCAGGTCGGGATTATAGGAGAGCGCCTCCTCCGGCTTTAATCCGTTGTCCATCTTAAGCGGCGGAACGTCGGCAAGCCTGTCCTGCAAATATTGCTGGGGAACGCCGCCCGCGCTCCATTGGGCGACCGGCTTGATGCCGATGGCGCTGAGCGGATCCTCCAGGAATGGCGCGATGATGCGCTGCGGGTGAGCCGGCACCTTCACTTCGTGACCGGCGGCGTCGGTAAGAAGGCGGTACGCCGACACATCGGTTGATTCGGCGGCTGCCGACGTTGCCGGCGCGGAAGCTTCCGCCGTCGCTGCAGCCGTGCCGGATGCCGACTGGGACGCGGAGGAATTCGTGTTCGAGCTGCCGCATGCGGCAAGGACGGAAATAAGAACAACGAGCGAAACGAATTGCGTAAAACGGATGAATCTGTTCATGTTAGAGGACTCCTATGCAATTGATATTGATTATCATTCTTACGTTAGTATAATAGCTCTACCCCATGTTGTGAATGGCGAATTGTGCGGTCTTTTCGTCAGGCACCGCATTATGACTGAAATGTTGTATTTCTCATCGGTCATCCGAACGAAAAACGTCCATAACCTTTTCGGTCATGGACGCCTTGGCGACGGTCTTTATTTTAGTAACGCTCCAAAATTTTTGTCGTCTTGAGACCGTCCTGGGGCAAAAACCAGCCTTCCGAGATCAGCTTGTTTTTCAGTGAATCTCTTCTTGCGGATGCGGTCGCATAATCGTCTTCCTTGAAGGAGGCCTCGACAAGGTATTCGTAGCCGCTGCCCGACGCCTTCTTGATTTCCCATACTTCAATGTAAAGCTCTTCGCCGCCCCACGCTCCGATCGAACGCTTTGCGCTTACCGGTCCGTAAATATGGGCGTCATGGAGAATATCTTCCGCCCAGCCCCCGGATTGCCAATTTTCCAGTTTGCCGGGAATGAGATCCTCGGCAAGATCTTTCGAATCTCCCTTGCTTGGCAGCTCCATGCCGTCATAGCCGTCAAGCTCCGCATCCTTCTTGTTGCTGAAGCTAAGCGTCTGCGATGCGTAGCCCCAATCGATCTGCGCCTCGTAATCGTCCTCGTCCGCGTCGAAGCCGTCGGCAGCCGCAGCAATAAGCGCAGCCTGGATATTGCCTCCCGCGACCGGATAACGCATTTTATACGTGACTTCGAACGCCTCGTCGCTGTAGGCTTCCATTTTCCGAATCCGAACATCCCAGCCTTCGGCGTGCAGATCGAGATTATCGCCGTCCAAGTACGCGACGTTCATCTTTTCGACCGTGGAAGGCATGTCGAACGCGTTCAGCACCGCGTTCTTCAGCTTATGGTCCGAGCCCAGCACGACCGCCGGATCCAGATACCATTTTACCTCGTAGTCCGGCGTCGCAACGCCTGCGGCATAAACCTTCTGTCCGCCCGGCCAACCGGACAGGAGCGTGCTTGCGCCGAGCAAGGCGCAGGCCAACATCAGCGAACCTTTTTTCATTAATGAATCCCTCCTTCGAATACCGGTTCATACAGCGTTACACGATCAACATGCGACCCTGCCGGCCCGGCTTGCTACAACTTTATCAAACGATTATTCGGCGCGCATTCGATCGGCATCAACGCCGAGTCAAGCCATTTTCGGTATTTTCTTGCTCCGTATCGAATGTATCTATAAGGCGTAAAACGAAAAAAACGCCTCGCGGCGGGATTCTATCCCACACGCGAGACGTAGTCGACGGCGTTTAGCGCGACGATTGGGCGGACGACTTGGCTGCTTCAGCCTTGGCGTTGCCCTCGGACTTGAGCACCTCATGGTGCGGCTTGACTTTCCGGATAAAGAATGCCAGCACCAACGCGGCGATCGTGATCCAGGTCGCGACGACGAACGCGTGCTGGATGCCGTACAGCGTCGCTTCCTTGCCGATTTCGATCACTTGAGCCGCGTTCGCCTTGTCGTTCGGATCGATTCCTGCGGCGATGGTGAGCGCGCGGCCTTCGTCGGCCGCTTTGTTCGTCATAATCGTTACGAGCAAGGCGGTTCCGAGCGCGCCGGCGACGTTACGCAGCGTCTGCGACATGGCCGAACCGTGCGAGTTGAGCGTCTGCGGCAGCTGGTTCATACCGGCCGTCTGGATCGGCATCATAAGCAGCGACATGCCGAACATCCGCGCGGAGTAAATCAGAATGATATGCATGTAAGTCGAATCCAGCGCGATCCGGCTCAGCTCCCACGTCGTGAGCGACGTGATGATAAGACCGATGACGGCCAACCAGCGCGCGCCGATTTTGTCGAAGATCATGCCCGTGATCGGAGACATAATCCCCATCAGGATGGCGCCCGGCAGCAGCAATAGGCCGGATTCGAGCGGCGTGAAGCCGCGAATGTTCTGCAGATAGATCGGCATGAGCACCATTGCGGAGAACATCGCCATCGTGATGATGACGTTGATGACCGTCGTCAGCGAGTACATGTCGAATTTGAACACGCGGAATTCGAGCAGCGGCTTCTTGGCGGTCAGCTCCCGCCATACGAACAACAAGAGTGCGACTGCGCCGACGATCAAGCTGACGATGACTCTCGTGCTATCCCAACCGTCGTTGCCGGCGTCGCTGAAGCCGTAAAGGATGCCGCCAAAGCCGAGCGTCGAGAACACGACGCCAAGAACGTCCAGCTTCGGTTTAGAAGTTTGGGTGACGTTTTTCATCGCGAACGAGCCATAAATAAGCGAAAATATCGCGAGCGGCAGGACGATGTAGAACAAGACGCGCCAGGAGTAGTGCTCGACGACCCAGCCGGAAAGAGTGGGACCGACGGCCGGCGCGAAGATCATAGCCAGACCCATCATCCCCATCGCCTTGCCACGCTGCTCGATCGGGAAGATCGTCAGAAATACGACCGACATAAGCGGCATCATGATGCCCGCGCCCACGGCCTGGATCAGGCGGCCTGTCAGCAGCGTGCCGAAGTTCGGCGCGACCGCAGCCACGACGGTGCCGACCGTGAATAATCCCATGGCGACGATGTATAACTGACGGGTTGAGAACTTGGAAATCAAATACGCGGTAACCGGAATGACGACGCCGTTGACAAGCATGTAGCCCGTCACGAGCCATTGAATCGTATTGGACCCGATATCGAGATCTGCCATCATCTTCGGCAGCGCGACGTTCAGCAGCGTCTGGCTCAGCAGCGCGACGAAGGCGCCGATGAGGAGAGACGCGACGATCGGACCTTTTCTCAGGGTGGATGTTATGGCATTACTCATCTTTATTTTCCTCTCTCGCCTTGTGTAATATTTGCACGATGCGTCCATGGATGCGCAGCAGGTCGTTCAGATCTTGCTCGCCGAGCTCATTAAGCGGCTCCAGCATTACTTTTCTCCGCTCGTCGATCTTTGCCCATAATTGTTCGCCTTCAGGCGTCAATCGCAGCGATATGGAACGGCGATCGTTCTCGGGACGCTCCCGCGAGACGAGCTTGGCCTTGACCATCCGCTCGACGATACCGCTCGCGGTGCTCGGGCCGACGAACAGACAGTCGGCAAGCTCCGACAGACTCATCTGCGGCTTGCTTCTGAGCGACTTCATGACGAGCAGCTGAATCGGCGTAACGCCAAGATGCTGGCCTGCCCGCTGCATCGAATGGTAAAACGACTGATTGACTTCTCTAAAAGACGTGAACAGCTCGGATATCAACGTTTGATGCTGCAATCTCCCTCCCCCTTTACCGAAATATTTGGTCTAAACCTTAAAATGATTTCCTTGCAAATAATTGTTCAACAAATAATTCGCATACGAAGTATATTAGTACAGCTGGCTTAACCGGTCAAACCTTATTTTTACCCAAAAACAAAGAAAAACCGCAGCAAGCTGCCCTGAGGGCGGCTGCTGCGGCCGGATGTTCACCTTATTCCGTCTTAACGCTTTATTGCTCTTCTGCATTCGGTTGATCTTCGGCCAGCCCTGCAAAAAGAGCGTGTACGAACTGCTCGGCATCGAACTGCTGCAGATCGTCCATCTTTTCGCCGAGGCCGACGAACTTGACCGGCAGGGACATCTCGCGGCGGATGGCGATGACGATGCCCCCCTTGGCCGTGCCGTCGAGCTTGGTCAGTACGAGACCGGAGACGCCGCTCTTCTCGCCGAACAGCTTGGCTTGCTGAAGCGCATTCTGTCCCGTGGCCGCGTCGAGCACGAGCAGCGTCTCGTGCGGTGCGCTCGGAATCTCGCGCTGGATAACGCGATAGATCTTGGACAGCTCCTCCATCAGGTTCGCCTTGTTCTGCAGTCGTCCGGCCGTATCGCAGAGCAGGACATCGACGCCGCGCTGCTTGGCTGCCTGGACAGCATCGTACATGACGGCTGCAGGGTCGGAGCCGGCTTGCTGACTAATGACCTCGACGCCGACGCGCTCGCCCCAAACTTGCAGCTGCTCGATGGCGCCTGCGCGGAACGTATCGCCTGCGGCAAGCAGCACCTTTTTGCCCTCTTGCTTGAAGCGGTGCGCGAGCTTGCCGATCGTCGTCGTTTTGCCGACGCCGTTCACGCCTACGAACAAAATGACCGTAATGCCGTTCGGATTCATCTTGAGCTGGGACGATTCATCGCTTTCAGTCAACAGCCCGACCAATTTTTCGGATAAAATGGGCTGCAGCTCCGACGGCTGCTCGATGCGGCGTTTTTTCACCTCGTCGCGCAAATCCTCGATCAGCTCCATGACCGTGTTGACGCCAACGTCCGCGCCGATCAGAATTTCTTCAAGCTCCTCGAAAAACGCCTCGTCGATTTTTTTGCGACGGCTGAACAAGTCCGTCACCTGGCCGACGAAGGCGTCGCGCGTCTTAGTGAGGCCTTCCTTGAACTTATTCGTTACCGCTTCGGTCTTCGAAGCGATGCTTTCCTTCAGTCGTTTAAAAAAGCTCATCTTCCGTTCCTCCTGCCGGGCATCCCGCCGATACGCATGTTCGGCGTCCGTCCCGTCCTTCAATATGAATCGTCGCCGCGAGCCATTAATATCGTCGAAATGTTTGATTGCGGGATCGTCAGTTCGTTACGCCGTCGCTTCCGCCGTAAATTCTTCGCTTTCTTCGAGTTTGACGGACACGAGCTTGGACACGCCGCCTTCTTCCATCGTCACGCCGTACAGCATGTCCGCTTCCTCCATCGTGCCCTTGCGGTGCGTGACGACGATGAACTGCGTCAGCTCGGAAAAATCGCGCATATACCGCGCGTACCGCGCGACATTGGCTTCGTCCAGCGCGGCTTCGACTTCGTCGAGCACGCAGAACGGCACCGGCTTCACGTTCAGAATGGCGAACAGCAGCGCGATCGCCGTCAAGGCCCGCTCGCCGCCGGAGAGCAGCTGCAGGTTCTGCAGCTTTTTGCCCGGCGGCTGGGCGACGATCTCGATGCCTGTGTCGAGCGGGCGCTCGGGCTCGCTTAAGATGAGGTCCGCGCGGCCGCCGCCGAAAAGCTTGGAGAAGACGCCGACGAAGTGGCCTCGTATCTGGTCGAAGGTCGTACGGAACCTTCTCGACATTTCCTCGTCCATCTCGTGGATGATCGCATGAAGCTTGCTTTTGGCTTCCATGAGATCGTTCTTCTGCGCATCCAAAAATTCATAGCGCTCGCTTACGCGCTTGAATTCTTCGATGGCGCCCAGGTTGACCTCGCCGAGCATCGTAATCTTGCGCTTGAGCTCCCGTACGTCGTTCTGGGCGGCGGGAACGTCCTCGGGGACGGCATACTTCTCCTTTGCCCATTCGTAGCCGATCTCGTATTCCTCGCTGAGCTTGCGGAGGAGATTGTCGAGCTCGACGTCCATCCGGTTCGAAGAGATCTCCGCCTGACGCAGCTGATCCTCGACTTGACGCAGCTGGCTGCGCTGCTCGCGCGTTTCGTTTTCCTTGCGTTCGAGCTCGCGCTGCCGCTTGGAACGGTCGGCACGCCGAAATTCGATGCCTTCGGTATATTCCTTTTTGGCGAGCCGCAGCTGGTTAAGCCGTTCGCGCTGCTGATTCTGCTCGGCAGCCGTACGCTCGGTATCCGCCGTATTCTGCGCGAGCGTCTCCTTCAGCTGTCGCGATTCGGCGGACAGCCGCATCTCGTCGCTGCGATGGCGGCTCGACTGCTCGACGATCGATGCGCGCTCCTGCTCCATGCGCGCGATCGACACCTTCATCTGCGTTAGCTGCGCCTGCAACTCTTCCTTCGCGCTCGCGCTCCGCCGTTTGAACTCTTCCGCCTCGCGTATGGCGCGCGACAGGCGCACTTCCTCGGCAGTATGCTTCACGAGCCTGGCTTCGGCTTCGGCGCGGGCGGCAGCGAGCTCTTTTTTCTCGCGGCCAAGCCCGCCTTCGTCGCCGCCGATCGCGGCCAGCTGCGCCTCCAGCTGTTCCCGCTCCTCGGCATGCCGCTGCCGCTGGGCCGACGCCTGCTGCTCTTCCATCCGGGCGCGCTCGCCGGACTCCCGGAGCTGCTCGATATTTTGCTGCGCCAGCGCGAGCTCCTTTTTCAGGTCGTCGAATTCGGCACGCAGCTTAATTCGAGCCTGCTCCGCCGCTTTGATCTCCTTGGCGAGCTCTTCAAGCTGGCGCTGGCGGCCGAGCAGATTGGACGATTTGCGCGCCATGCTGCCGCCCGTCATCGAGCCCCCGGCATTGACGACGTCGCCGTCAAGGGTAACGACCCGATAGCGGTATTGCAGCCGCGAGGCAATCCGGTTGGCATGCTCGAGCTTTTCGGCGATCATCACGTTGCCGAGCATGCTGCCGACGATCGCCGCGTACTTGTGCTCGAAGCTAACGAGCTCGGACGCCACGCCGACAAAGCCTTCCAGCTCCGCTACGCTCCTGCGGTCTCCGTCTCCGACGTTCCGCGCCTTGATGACGTCGAGCGGCAGGAACGTCGCGCGACCCGATTGCCGCTGCTTCAAGTAGCCGATCGCGGCCCGCGAGGTCGCTTCGTTTTCCATGACGATATTTTGCAGCGCTGCGCCGAGCGCGGTCTCGACGGCCACCTCCAGGTGTGCCGGCACGGTCACAAGCTCGGCAACCGCACCGTGAACGCCGTGCAGGTGCCCGCGCTTCGCGGCCTTCAGCACTTCGCGAACGCCATGCTGGAAGCCGTCGTAATCGTTCGCCAGCTCCGCGATCGTATCGCGCCGCGACACAAGCGCCTCGCGTTTCTGATCCCAGCGGCGTCCCTCGCCCTGCGTCTCCTCGAGCCGCCGCTGCAGATCGGCAACGCGGGTGCCTTCCGAGATATAGCGGTCGCGCGTCTGGGCGACCGCCTGCGCGCAGGCCGCAACCCGCAGCTCGAGTTCCGCGCCTCTAAGCTTGAGCGCTTCGCGCTGCTCCTCGAGCTTGGCTCGCTCGCCTGCCGTGCGCGCCGACTTGCGCGCGAGCTCCTCCCGCTGCTGCTCGCAGTAGCGAATATCGTTGCGCGCTTGGGCCATCGCGTTCATCGTCTCGAACAGATCCGTCTTCAGCCGTTCTTCGGCGTCCTCGCTGCCGTCCGCGATCGCAAGCTTCACTTCTTCCTCGATCAGCTTCGCCTGCAGCGCCTCCAGTTCGCCTTCGACCTGGGCGCGGCGGCTCTCGATCTTCTCGCCCTCGGCCTTCGAAGCGGTCAATCGCTCGGTTACCAGGGACAGACTCTCTTCAAGCTGCGTGCGGCCGCGCGCCAGATTCGCCATCCGCTCCGTCAGCAGCTCGCCGTAGCCTTCGCTTTTTTCGGTCTCTTCCGTCGTCCGCAGCAGCTCGTCCTGCAAGCGCTCGAGCGCTTCCTCTAGCCGCTGCAGCGCTTGGCGCTCTTCCTCGAGCTGCGCATCGTGCGCCGACACGACCGTCGATAGCTCGAGCTGTTCCTTGCGGAGCTTCTCGAGCTTGCCGTTCGTCTCCGCCCAGGTTTTGTGCACGGTGTCGATCTGATGCACGTACAGCGCGATCTCTTTGTTTTTGAGCTCTTCCTTCAGCAGCTTGAACGACTCGGCCTTCGCCGCCTGCTTGCGCAAAGGCTCGACCTGGCTCTCGAGTTCGACGACAAGGTCGTTGATCCGCAGCAGGTTGCCTTCGGTGTCCTCCAGCTTGCGCTGCGCTTCCTTTTTGCGCGACTTGTACTTGACGATGCCCGACGCTTCCTCGAAAATGCCGCGGCGATCTTCCGAGCGCGTACTTAAAATCTCCTCGATGCGCCCTTGACCGATGATCGAGTAAGCTTCCTTGCCGATGCCGGTATCCATGAACAGCTCCGTGATATCCTTAAGACGGCACGGCTGCTTGTTGATTAAATACTCGCTGTCCCCGCTCCGGTGAACGCGGCGCGTTACGGTCACCTCCGCGAACTCGAGCGGCAGCGCCTTGTCGCTGTTGTCGAGCGTGAGCGACACTTCGCCGAAATTGACCGCCTTGCGGGCGTCGCTGCCGGCAAAGATGACATCCTGCATATTGCCGCCTCGGAGGCTCTTGGCGCTCTGTTCGCCGAGTACCCAGCGGATGCCGTCGGAGATGTTGCTCTTGCCGCTGCCGTTTGGGCCGACGACGGCCGTAATGCCGCGTCCGAACTCAAGCTGTGTCCGATCCGCGAACGATTTGAAGCCGGCGAGCTCAATGCCTTTCAGATACATGGGGATCCCTCACCTTTTGTCTATCGCTGCCCGCAGCTTGGCCGCCGCCCGTCTCCGCGTCCGCCCGCAGCTGGCGAAGCGCCTGCGCGGCCGACTGCTGCTCGGCTTCCTTTTTGGAGCGACCGGCCCCCTGACCGAGCCGCCGCTCGCCGA from the Cohnella hashimotonis genome contains:
- the smc gene encoding chromosome segregation protein SMC, with the translated sequence MYLKGIELAGFKSFADRTQLEFGRGITAVVGPNGSGKSNISDGIRWVLGEQSAKSLRGGNMQDVIFAGSDARKAVNFGEVSLTLDNSDKALPLEFAEVTVTRRVHRSGDSEYLINKQPCRLKDITELFMDTGIGKEAYSIIGQGRIEEILSTRSEDRRGIFEEASGIVKYKSRKKEAQRKLEDTEGNLLRINDLVVELESQVEPLRKQAAKAESFKLLKEELKNKEIALYVHQIDTVHKTWAETNGKLEKLRKEQLELSTVVSAHDAQLEEERQALQRLEEALERLQDELLRTTEETEKSEGYGELLTERMANLARGRTQLEESLSLVTERLTASKAEGEKIESRRAQVEGELEALQAKLIEEEVKLAIADGSEDAEERLKTDLFETMNAMAQARNDIRYCEQQREELARKSARTAGERAKLEEQREALKLRGAELELRVAACAQAVAQTRDRYISEGTRVADLQRRLEETQGEGRRWDQKREALVSRRDTIAELANDYDGFQHGVREVLKAAKRGHLHGVHGAVAELVTVPAHLEVAVETALGAALQNIVMENEATSRAAIGYLKQRQSGRATFLPLDVIKARNVGDGDRRSVAELEGFVGVASELVSFEHKYAAIVGSMLGNVMIAEKLEHANRIASRLQYRYRVVTLDGDVVNAGGSMTGGSMARKSSNLLGRQRQLEELAKEIKAAEQARIKLRAEFDDLKKELALAQQNIEQLRESGERARMEEQQASAQRQRHAEEREQLEAQLAAIGGDEGGLGREKKELAAARAEAEARLVKHTAEEVRLSRAIREAEEFKRRSASAKEELQAQLTQMKVSIARMEQERASIVEQSSRHRSDEMRLSAESRQLKETLAQNTADTERTAAEQNQQRERLNQLRLAKKEYTEGIEFRRADRSKRQRELERKENETREQRSQLRQVEDQLRQAEISSNRMDVELDNLLRKLSEEYEIGYEWAKEKYAVPEDVPAAQNDVRELKRKITMLGEVNLGAIEEFKRVSERYEFLDAQKNDLMEAKSKLHAIIHEMDEEMSRRFRTTFDQIRGHFVGVFSKLFGGGRADLILSEPERPLDTGIEIVAQPPGKKLQNLQLLSGGERALTAIALLFAILNVKPVPFCVLDEVEAALDEANVARYARYMRDFSELTQFIVVTHRKGTMEEADMLYGVTMEEGGVSKLVSVKLEESEEFTAEATA
- the ftsY gene encoding signal recognition particle-docking protein FtsY, which encodes MSFFKRLKESIASKTEAVTNKFKEGLTKTRDAFVGQVTDLFSRRKKIDEAFFEELEEILIGADVGVNTVMELIEDLRDEVKKRRIEQPSELQPILSEKLVGLLTESDESSQLKMNPNGITVILFVGVNGVGKTTTIGKLAHRFKQEGKKVLLAAGDTFRAGAIEQLQVWGERVGVEVISQQAGSDPAAVMYDAVQAAKQRGVDVLLCDTAGRLQNKANLMEELSKIYRVIQREIPSAPHETLLVLDAATGQNALQQAKLFGEKSGVSGLVLTKLDGTAKGGIVIAIRREMSLPVKFVGLGEKMDDLQQFDAEQFVHALFAGLAEDQPNAEEQ
- a CDS encoding MarR family winged helix-turn-helix transcriptional regulator → MQHQTLISELFTSFREVNQSFYHSMQRAGQHLGVTPIQLLVMKSLRSKPQMSLSELADCLFVGPSTASGIVERMVKAKLVSRERPENDRRSISLRLTPEGEQLWAKIDERRKVMLEPLNELGEQDLNDLLRIHGRIVQILHKAREENKDE
- a CDS encoding DHA2 family efflux MFS transporter permease subunit, coding for MSNAITSTLRKGPIVASLLIGAFVALLSQTLLNVALPKMMADLDIGSNTIQWLVTGYMLVNGVVIPVTAYLISKFSTRQLYIVAMGLFTVGTVVAAVAPNFGTLLTGRLIQAVGAGIMMPLMSVVFLTIFPIEQRGKAMGMMGLAMIFAPAVGPTLSGWVVEHYSWRVLFYIVLPLAIFSLIYGSFAMKNVTQTSKPKLDVLGVVFSTLGFGGILYGFSDAGNDGWDSTRVIVSLIVGAVALLLFVWRELTAKKPLLEFRVFKFDMYSLTTVINVIITMAMFSAMVLMPIYLQNIRGFTPLESGLLLLPGAILMGIMSPITGMIFDKIGARWLAVIGLIITSLTTWELSRIALDSTYMHIILIYSARMFGMSLLMMPIQTAGMNQLPQTLNSHGSAMSQTLRNVAGALGTALLVTIMTNKAADEGRALTIAAGIDPNDKANAAQVIEIGKEATLYGIQHAFVVATWITIAALVLAFFIRKVKPHHEVLKSEGNAKAEAAKSSAQSSR
- a CDS encoding ABC transporter substrate-binding protein, producing the protein MNRFIRFTQFVSLVVLISVLAACGSSNTNSSASQSASGTAAATAEASAPATSAAAESTDVSAYRLLTDAAGHEVKVPAHPQRIIAPFLEDPLSAIGIKPVAQWSAGGVPQQYLQDRLADVPPLKMDNGLKPEEALSYNPDLIIFLSPVYVPEGSYEQFAQVAPTYVLSDNDSDWRGNLEKLGKLLNDEKAAAAALKQYDDKLADAKARLGDLPKDKTAVLLQGVDEKGFKLFGPNFYGGVTLYQALGFKQPAVVNGNYETYSIEKLAELEDVDYIFVLSGPGRAAPPSDNPLWKALKAVKAGQVFEADSGYWFNLNSIASGLIMDDVLKSLHA